The region GGGTGCGCGCCACCGTCGCGGCGTTCGGTGGTGATCCGGACAACGTCACGATCTTCGGCCAGTCCGCTGGCGCCACACTCGTCGGAGCGCTACTCGCGACGCCGGAGGCCAAAGGCCTGTTCCGGCGGGCGATCATCCAGAGCGGCAGCGGCACCGGCGCCTTCACCCCGGAACAGGCGCAACGGGTCACCGCCAGGGCGGCCGCCACGCTGGGCGTCGAACCGACCGCCAAAGCATTCGCCGCGATCCCGGACGAGCGCTTCCTGGAGATCCTGCCCGCACTGGCCGGACTCGACCTGCGCACCAGCACCGCCACGGACCCGCTGGCCGGCCTCAGCCCGTTCAGCCTGGTCCTGGCTGTCCAGCCCGCCGACGGTCTCGCCGATGGCCCGGCCTGCGACGTCGACCTGCTGATCGGGACCAACACCGAAGAGGGGCACCTCTATCTCGTGCCGCAGGGCAACCTGGAGTCCTCCACGACGGCAGACGTGCTCGCCATCGCCGCCAGGGTGTATTCGGACCCGGAGACCAAGGTCGCCGCGCACCGCGCGGCGCTGTCGAACGCGACACCGGGCGAACTGCGCTCTGCGGTGCTCGGGGAGGCCCTGTTCGGGGCCGGTACGACGGGCATGGCGCAAGCCCACGCACAGATCTCGGGCGGCCGCACACACGTCTACTCGTTCGGGTATCGCTCGACGGCCCTGAACGGACGACTCGGCGCCACCCACACCGTTGAGCTGCCCTTCGTCTTCGACATCGCCGACGAGCCGTGGCTGCACGGTGACACAGGCCTGCTCGGCCCCGACCCCGCCCCAGGCGGCCTCGCGGCCCGGGTGCACACCGCCTGGGTCGCGTTCGCCGGCACCGGAGACCCGGGCTGGGCCGCCTACGACCCGCAACAACCCGTGGCGGAGATCCTCGGAAGCTGAGCCTCCCCACCGGATACTGGTCCTCGGGCAGCGCGTGCGGGTGACACCGGCTAATGGCCCCGGCGGCGGGTTTTCGCGCGGGCCCCCTTCCTCGTCGTCGGCCACCGCCGCCAGCGGGAATTCGCCGGCGCAGTCAGCATTTCCGAGCACTGGTCGGAATTGCCGACGGTCGTTCAGTGCAGTGCGATGAACCGCCGCAGCTTTCCGGTCGCCTCGTGGCGTGCGAGGTGGTCGACCGTGCGGATGCTCACCCGCGGGTCGGGCAGTCCGTGGCGGCGCAGTGCGGCTTCGACCGAGTCGGTCAGCGCGGTCGCGTCGGGTGAGCCGACGGCGAGGATCTCGGCGCCGGCCGGGGTCTGGTGGACCTGGTACTCGGCGATGTGCGGATCGGTGCCGAGGACGTGGCGGAACACGCTCGCGGGCACCGTGCACGCCGGGTAGTGGAAGTCGTCGTCGCGTCGTCCGGCGATGTCGGCCAGGCGTGCGAACCGGCTGCCGCACGGGCAGTTGCCGGGCAGGGTGGTGACTTCGTCGCCGAGGTCGTAGCGGATGAACGGGAAGGTGTGGTTGGCCAGACCGGTGGCCAGCGTCCGCGCGGCGGGCTCGTCGGGGGCGACCGGTGTGCCGTGCTCGTCGACCCGTTCGAGCACGACTTCGTCCTCGCAGACGTGCAGTCCCTCGCCGTGGCCGCATCCGACGGCCTGCACACCGATCTCGGTGGAGCCCCAGAGGTTGTGGACCGGCACGTTCCAGGCCTCAGCGATCGCCTTCCGGTCTTCGTCGAAGAGGGGTTCGGAGTTGGTGCTGACCCGGACCGGCTTGATGTCGAGTGCGCCTGTGGAGGCGGCGCGGGCGAGTCGTCCGATGACGGTGGCGTAGCCGACGAGGTGGGTGGGGCGGGCGGCGGCGACCGCTTCGAGGACGTCGTCGAAGGGCTCGCCGGCCGGTATCACGACGGTGTCCATGCCTGCTGTGCTCGGTACGTCGAACAACGGTGTGCTGGCATGCGGTGGCTCGCCGGCTTCCAGCACGGCGAGCAGGGCCGGGCGCTGCCCACCGGCGCGGCGTTCTTCTCGTGCCTGCGTGCGCCAGGCGAGGCAGGCCAGGGACACGAACAGGTCCCAGTCCCACACGTAGACACCGCGCACGCCGGTCGATCCGCCGGAGCTGAAGATCTGCTGGCCGCCTGGGGTGTAGGAAAACCAGGTTTGTTCGGCCAGGGTGCGCTCGGCCTGGTCACGGTCGAGGCCGGGAACGGTGACTATGGCGTCCCACTGCTCCTGGGCGTCCTGCTTGGTCATCACCGGAAGCCGAGCGAGGTCTGCGGTCGTGGCCGTGGACAGGTCCAGGCCGCGGGTTCGTGCCGCGTGGAACGGGGAGCGCTGCTGGGCGTAGGTGAGCAGGGCGCGCAGGCGCTGGTCGCGGTAGTGCTCGATCTGTTCCCGTGTCCAGTCCAGGCGTGCGGTGTGGTCTTCGAGTGCGGCGTGCACCGCGCTGAGGTGGCCGGTGCGCAGTCGCTCGTAGTCCGCTTTCGCGGTGCTGGCCTGGTCAGTGCCGCCGATGTGCTCAGACATTGCCGTCCTCCGAGCGTGAGAGGGGCGTTGTCGGCTGGTGCGGTTCCGAGTCTTGCACGACCGGGCGGATCGGCCACTCGCGTCGGCACCGGCGGTGCACAGCACTGCGGGCCGCACCCGGTTCGGGTGCGGCCCGCAGGACAGTGGGTTCAGAGCAGGCCGAGCTTGCGGACCGCGTCGCGCTCTTCGCTGAGCTCGTTGACCGAGGCGTCGATGCGCTGGCGGGAGAACTCGTCGATCTCCAGGCCCTGCACGATCTCGTACCGGCCGTCGCGGGCGACGACCGGGAAGGAGGAGATCAGGCCTTCGGGCACGCCGTAGGAGCCGTCGGAGACGACCGCGGCCGAGGTCCAGTCGCCCTCCGGGGTGCCGTTGACCCAGGTGTGGATGTGGTCGATGGCGGCGTTGGCGGCCGAGGCGGCCGAGGACGCGCCGCGGGCCTCGATGATGGCCGCGCCGCGCTTGGCCACGGTGGGGATGAAGGTGTCGGCGAGCCAGGCCTGGTCGACCTGCTCGGCGGCGACCTTGCCGTTGACCTCGGCGTGGAACAGGTCCGGGTACTGGGTGGCCGAGTGGTTGCCCCAGATCGTCAGCTTCTTGATGTCGTTGACCGACACGCCGAGCTTCTGCGCGAGCTGGGTCAGGGCGCGGTTGTGGTCCAGGCGCGTCATCGCGGTGAACCGCTCGGCGGGGACGTCGGGCGCGTGGGCCTGGGCGATCAGGGCGTTGGTGTTGGCGGGGTTGCCGACCACCAGCACGCGGACGTCGTCGGCGGCACCGGCGTTGATGGCTTCGCCCTGGGGCTTGAAGATGCCGCCGTTGGCCTCCAGCAGGTCGCCGCGCTCCATGCCCTTGGTGCGGGGGCGCGCGCCGACCAGCAGCGCGACGTTGGTGCCGTCGAAGGCCGTGCGGGCGTCGTCGGTGACCTCGATGCCCTGCAGCAGCGGGAAGGCGCAGTCGTCGAGCTCCATGGCGGTGCC is a window of Saccharopolyspora erythraea NRRL 2338 DNA encoding:
- a CDS encoding carboxylesterase/lipase family protein — its product is MIQHADPVVETSAGAVRGIRDDSGEFYRAIPYAAAPVGARRFAPPAQHPGWSGVRDGTRPSPTAPQPVRGFGRLDMTPYFGPGWVRGEEYLTVDVRTPATDGGKRPVMVFVHGGGFVTGSTRAALYDGSAFARDGIVLVTVNYRLGIPGFLDLDGAPANRGLLDVLAALGWVRATVAAFGGDPDNVTIFGQSAGATLVGALLATPEAKGLFRRAIIQSGSGTGAFTPEQAQRVTARAAATLGVEPTAKAFAAIPDERFLEILPALAGLDLRTSTATDPLAGLSPFSLVLAVQPADGLADGPACDVDLLIGTNTEEGHLYLVPQGNLESSTTADVLAIAARVYSDPETKVAAHRAALSNATPGELRSAVLGEALFGAGTTGMAQAHAQISGGRTHVYSFGYRSTALNGRLGATHTVELPFVFDIADEPWLHGDTGLLGPDPAPGGLAARVHTAWVAFAGTGDPGWAAYDPQQPVAEILGS
- a CDS encoding phenylacetate--CoA ligase family protein, which translates into the protein MSEHIGGTDQASTAKADYERLRTGHLSAVHAALEDHTARLDWTREQIEHYRDQRLRALLTYAQQRSPFHAARTRGLDLSTATTADLARLPVMTKQDAQEQWDAIVTVPGLDRDQAERTLAEQTWFSYTPGGQQIFSSGGSTGVRGVYVWDWDLFVSLACLAWRTQAREERRAGGQRPALLAVLEAGEPPHASTPLFDVPSTAGMDTVVIPAGEPFDDVLEAVAAARPTHLVGYATVIGRLARAASTGALDIKPVRVSTNSEPLFDEDRKAIAEAWNVPVHNLWGSTEIGVQAVGCGHGEGLHVCEDEVVLERVDEHGTPVAPDEPAARTLATGLANHTFPFIRYDLGDEVTTLPGNCPCGSRFARLADIAGRRDDDFHYPACTVPASVFRHVLGTDPHIAEYQVHQTPAGAEILAVGSPDATALTDSVEAALRRHGLPDPRVSIRTVDHLARHEATGKLRRFIALH
- a CDS encoding malate dehydrogenase; amino-acid sequence: MTQAPVTVTVTGAAGQIGYALLFRIASGQLIGPDTPVRLRLLEIPQAVKAAEGTAMELDDCAFPLLQGIEVTDDARTAFDGTNVALLVGARPRTKGMERGDLLEANGGIFKPQGEAINAGAADDVRVLVVGNPANTNALIAQAHAPDVPAERFTAMTRLDHNRALTQLAQKLGVSVNDIKKLTIWGNHSATQYPDLFHAEVNGKVAAEQVDQAWLADTFIPTVAKRGAAIIEARGASSAASAANAAIDHIHTWVNGTPEGDWTSAAVVSDGSYGVPEGLISSFPVVARDGRYEIVQGLEIDEFSRQRIDASVNELSEERDAVRKLGLL